Proteins co-encoded in one Garra rufa chromosome 7, GarRuf1.0, whole genome shotgun sequence genomic window:
- the LOC141338004 gene encoding SLAM family member 9-like, whose product MAEKRLGNTALQESGPQGAGSDTHCVFGELVSVMEGDSVTLQTNITEICEDDDIQWRFGAENSLIAEISRLAGIFNTDVSDGRFRDRLQLDKQTGSLTITNITTEHAGLYELQRTAEKLLLKTFSVFVHAHLPVPVISSNSSQCSSSSSSSSSSQQNCSLVCSVLNVIDVTLSWYKGNSLLSSISVSDLSISLSLPLEVKYLENNTYSCVLNNPISNQTQHLDINHLCHTCPSDSASLIVLSSSAAAGSLLIVVVIGILWIHRKQRKTNQEDETADEEITYAEPTFYKRDAPKLTVKDEDHVVYAPVCIRRCS is encoded by the exons ATGGCAGAAAAAAGATTGGGAAACACTGCTCTACAGGAAAGTGGCCCTCAAGGAGCAGGATCGGACACCCACT GTGTGTTCGGAGAATTGGtgtcagtgatggagggagattctgtTACTTTACAAACTAATATTACTGAAATATGTGAAGATGACGACATACAGTGGAGATTTGGAGCTGAAAACTCTCTGATAGCTGAAATCAGTAGACTTGCTGGAATCTTCAACACTGATGTTtctgatgggagattcagagacagactgcaGCTGGACAAACAGACTGGATCTttgaccatcacaaacatcacaacTGAGCATGCAGGACTCTATGAACTACAGCGAACTGCAGAGAAGCTGTTATTAAAAACATTCAGTGTTTTTGTCCATG CTCATCTGCCTGTTCCTGTCATCAGCAGTAACTCTTCACAatgttcatcatcatcatcatcatcatcatcatcacaacAGAATTGTTCACTGGTGTGTTCAGTGTTGAATGTGATtgatgtgactctctcctggtacaaaggaaacagtttattgtccagcatcagtgtgtctgatctcagcatcagtctctctctacctctggaggtgaAATATCTGGAAAacaacacctacagctgtgtgctcaacaatcccatcagcaaccagactcaACATCTGGACATCAATCATCTCTGTCACACAT GCCCTTCAGATTCAGCATCTCTGATAGTGCTGAGTTCTTCTGCTGCTGCTGGATCTCTCTTGATTGTAGTTGTAATTGGGATCTTGTGGATCCacagaaaacaaagaaaaacaaatcaAGAAG ATGAGACTGCTGATGAAGAGATTACTTACGCTGAACCAACTTTCTATAAACGAGATGCACCGAAATTg ACAGTTAAAGATGAGGATCATGTGGTGTATGCACCAGTTTGCATTAGAAGATGTTCGTGA